One genomic segment of Manis pentadactyla isolate mManPen7 chromosome 1, mManPen7.hap1, whole genome shotgun sequence includes these proteins:
- the KLF15 gene encoding Krueppel-like factor 15 isoform X1, whose product MVDHLLPVDETFSSPKYPLGYLGDRLAGARAYHMLPSPLSEDDSDASSLCSCASPDSQALCSCCSGGPGAEGQDSILDFLLSQATLGTGGAGGSSGPMAWGAWRRAQAPVKGEHFCFPKFPVGDPDDVPRPFQPTLEEIEEFLEENMELGVKEAAESNSKDAEACGQLSAGPHKSHHHPGSGGRECCAPPLGGASEGSSQALGVGPAPDSPIPLLLQIQPVQVKQELGAEPSSPGQAPESVKVAQLLVNIQGQTFALVPQVVPSSNLNLPSKFVRIAPVPIAAKPIGSGPLGSGPTSLLMGQKFPKNPAAELIKMHKCTFPGCSKMYTKSSHLKAHLRRHTGEKPFACTWPGCGWRGGLLQLVPGQGQLRTVEPGRCARWAVAMCTLPTLCLTAPQGSHAPTSCHGTGAPTQA is encoded by the exons ATGGTGGACCACTTGCTTCCAGTGGACGAGACCTTCTCGTCGCCGAAATACCCACTTGGTTATTTGGGTGATAGGCTGGCTGGTGCGCGGGCATACCACATGCTGCCCTCACCCCTTTCAGAGGACGACAGTGACGCCTCCAGCCTGTGCTCCTGTGCCAGCCCCGACTCGCAAGCCCTCTGCTCCTGCTGCAGTGGTGGCCCAGGAGCTGAGGGCCAGGACAGCATCTTGGACTTCTTGCTGTCCCAGGCTACCCTGGGCACTGGTGGTGCTGGTGGCAGCAGTGGCCCCATGGCCTGGGGGGCCTGGCGGAGGGCACAGGCTCCTGTGAAGGGGGAGCATTTCTGTTTCCCCAAGTTTCCTGTGGGTGATCCTGATGATGTCCCACGGCCCTTCCAGCCCACCCTGGAGGAGATCGAAGAGTTTCTGGAGGAGAACATGGAGCTGGGGGTCAAGGAGGCTGCAGAGAGCAACAGCAAGGATGCAGAGGCCTGCGGCCAGCTCTCTGCTGGGCCACACAAGAGCCACCACCACCCGGGGTCTGGTGGGAGAGAGTGCTGCGCTCCTCCACTCGGTGGCGCCAGTGAGGGCAGCAGccaggccctgggggtggggcctgCCCCTGACAGCCCTATTCCCCTGCTGCTGCAGATTCAGCCGGTGCAGGTGAAGCAGGAATTGGGCGCGGAGCCCTCCTCCCCCGGGCAGGCCCCAGAGAGCGTCAAGGTGGCCCAGCTGCTGGTGAACATCCAGGGGCAGACCTTCGCACTCGTGCCCCAGGTGGTGCCTTCCTCCAACTTGAACCTGCCTTCCAAGTTTGTGCGCATTGCCCCTGTGCCCATTGCTGCCAAGCCCATTGGATCAGGACCCCTGGGGTCTGGCCCCACTAGCCTCCTCATGGGCCAGAAGTTCCCCAAGAACCCAGCAGCAGAACTCATTAAAATGCACAAATGTACTTTCCCTGGCTGCAGCAAGATGTACACCAAAAGCAGCCACCTCAAGGCCCACCTGCGCCGGCACACAGGCGAGAAGCCCTTCGCCTGCACCTGGCCGGGTTGCGGCTGGAG GGGAGGCTTGCTACAGTTGGTGCCGGGCCAAGGACAGCTAAGGACTGTGGAGCCAGGGCGGTGTGCCAGGTGGGCTGTGGCCATGTGCACACTGCCCACCCTGTGCCTCACAGCACCCCAGG